The proteins below come from a single Drosophila busckii strain San Diego stock center, stock number 13000-0081.31 chromosome X, ASM1175060v1, whole genome shotgun sequence genomic window:
- the LOC108605610 gene encoding frequenin-1 yields the protein MGKKSSKLKQDTIDRLTTDTYFTEKEIRQWHKGFLKDCPNGLLTEQGFIKIYKQFFPQGDPSKFASLVFRVFDENNDGSIEFEEFIRALSVTSKGNLDEKLQWAFRLYDVDNDGYITREEMYNIVDAIYQMVGQQPQSEDENTPQKRVDKIFDQMDKNHDGKLTLEEFREGSKADPRIVQALSLGGG from the exons ATGGGAAAAAAGAGCTCGAAATTGAAACAGGATACCATCGATCGTTTAACAACTGACACATATT TTACAGAAAAAGAAATACGTCAATG gcaCAAAGGATTTCTGAAAGACTGTCCGAATGGTTTACTCACAGAGCAa GGTTTTATCAAAATCTACAAACAATTCTTTCCGCAAGGCGATCCCAGTAAATTTGCATCGCTTGTGTTTCGCGTTTTCGATGAGAACAAT GACGGGTCGATTGAGTTCGAGGAGTTCATACGCGCCTTGTCCGTCACATCGAAGGGCAACCTGGATGAGAAACTGCAAT GGGCCTTTCGTCTATACGATGTGGACAATGATGGGTACATAACACGCGAGGAGATGTACAACATTGTGGATGCAATCTATCAAATGGTG GGCCAGCAGCCACAGTCGGAGGATGAGAATACGCCGCAGAAGCGAGTGGATAAGATATTTGATCAAATGGATAAAAATCATGATGGCAAATTAACATTAGAAGAATTTCGTGAGGGTAGTAAAGCTGATCCACGTATAGTTCAGGCGTTAAGTTTAGGTGGTGGTTAA
- the LOC108606907 gene encoding uncharacterized protein LOC108606907: MAISQSHLSRLQLRAAHLVRDFYEALLLLALGLLLQWNELHPMLLLNAREQQLAHALPEPQPFNWSFVCFSSGLMLRLLQYRPHWLRRSAGLRRKLLLLLELATVLYVLDYVQLLMWQPCLDIFDQALHALAHAKWHWLQLTFQLCANCHTWLINDAFYTLRFVGSLTFLLLALDKTAPKWRLALDYLLLGQLPDHFGKQRLRRRRRLLKLLANKPH; this comes from the exons ATGGCCATATCTCAGTCGCATTTGAGTCGCCTGCAGTTGCGCGCCGCCCACTTGGTGCGCGACTTCTATGAggcactgttgctgctggccctgggcctgctgctgcaatggAACGAGCTGCatccaatgctgctgctgaatgcTCGCgaacagcagctggcgcacGCTCTGCCCGAGCCGCAGCCATTCAATTGGTCGTTTGTGTGCTTCAGCAGCGGCCTgatgctgcgactgctgcaaTATCGACCGCACTGGCTGCGACGCAGCGCGGGGCTGCGgcgcaagctgctgctgctgctggagctagCCACGGTGCTCTATGTGCTCGACTATGTGCAGCTGCTGATGTGGCAGCCCTGCCTGGACATCTTCGATCAGGCGTTGCACGCTCTGGCGCACGCCAAATGGCACTGGCTGCAGCTCACATTTCAGCTCTGTGCCAATTGCCACACTTGGCTAATTAATGACGCATTCTATACGCTGCGCTTCGTGGGCTCGCTGACGTTTCTGCTGCTCGCCTTGGATAAGACAG cgcCCAAGTGGCGTTTGGCTTTGGACTATTTGCTGCTGGGCCAGTTGCCCGATCATTTTGgcaagcagcgactgcgacgccgGCGAcgtttgcttaagctgctggccaacaagCCGCACTGA